In a genomic window of Candidatus Acetothermia bacterium:
- a CDS encoding Crp/Fnr family transcriptional regulator yields the protein MTGPPEDRAACVSCSNLPVCVLSALKTDLKRAARELHRIRFAPGETIFQQGVPVPGLYVLCRGYAKLVFRTPSGKRLLIRFCGPGDLLEGALSEEHVVSAVAVDGAVVSFIPHKSALGLLKRQPELAVEVGCRLVRDRHMLLDRLAYFAYGGVRERLARGLLELGKHYGVRYEQGLLIDLPLSRQDLAELLGCSRQTASEELHKLVGMRLIQLRQGTIILTDMEGLRRLR from the coding sequence ATGACCGGACCGCCGGAGGATCGCGCTGCGTGTGTGTCCTGTTCAAACCTTCCCGTTTGTGTCCTCTCCGCGCTGAAGACCGACCTTAAGAGGGCAGCCCGAGAATTGCACCGGATCCGTTTCGCGCCTGGAGAAACGATCTTCCAACAAGGAGTCCCAGTACCCGGTCTGTACGTCCTGTGCCGGGGGTATGCAAAGCTCGTGTTCAGGACGCCATCAGGGAAGAGGCTCCTCATCCGTTTTTGTGGGCCCGGGGATCTCCTTGAAGGGGCGCTTTCCGAGGAACACGTAGTGTCTGCGGTGGCGGTGGATGGAGCCGTGGTCAGCTTCATCCCCCATAAGTCGGCGCTGGGGCTCCTCAAGCGCCAGCCCGAACTGGCCGTGGAGGTGGGCTGCCGGCTTGTCCGGGATCGGCACATGCTGCTCGATCGGTTGGCCTACTTCGCTTACGGGGGCGTCAGGGAACGGTTGGCCAGGGGGCTTTTGGAGCTGGGGAAGCACTACGGGGTGCGCTACGAGCAAGGCCTCTTGATCGACCTCCCTCTTTCCCGTCAAGATCTGGCCGAGCTGCTCGGATGCAGCCGCCAGACGGCGAGTGAGGAGCTACATAAGCTTGTAGGGATGAGACTGATCCAACTGAGACAGGGCACGATCATCTTGACTGATATGGAAGGCCTGCGCCGGCTACGGTGA
- a CDS encoding TlpA family protein disulfide reductase, producing MVSTGTEKLTLEQALRVDYQRKLVFVSQGLAEGDVAPPIAGVEFADGPSIVYHFKPPEEPAPAGVHLFPRVLRDWAETFVGLQIVLVVTGPTAEDFARDLRAIVGEKVTVVPDPFGKIRTTYELLDSPRGMLFLLNREGHIAGRAPGIRVENWHYLSQIVEVHARGEPSQTENMAFAVRHPKFVVGKPVPLAGLTDISGNPAPSGTFRGQVTMVYFFAPGCEPCAVATEVTKQLHKEFGHRVQFIGLAHLLSPDTIHWAHICATRYEEKESWAWSLPEGEEGARQYVEDTLTELKDYIAGFDFPVFVDWDDRAMGAWGMGLCGFPSWAILDSEGRLVEMIPGGAASYNLNGQTVKSTFPPVDWLQEMLNSALTAERSQ from the coding sequence ATGGTTTCGACGGGCACCGAAAAACTCACGTTGGAGCAGGCACTACGTGTGGATTACCAGCGAAAGCTTGTTTTCGTCAGCCAAGGACTGGCTGAAGGTGACGTTGCGCCGCCCATCGCAGGAGTGGAGTTTGCCGACGGTCCCTCAATCGTCTATCACTTTAAGCCTCCCGAAGAACCCGCACCCGCAGGTGTCCACTTGTTCCCACGCGTATTGCGGGATTGGGCCGAGACGTTCGTAGGTCTCCAGATCGTACTCGTTGTCACCGGACCTACCGCGGAAGATTTCGCCCGTGACCTCCGCGCAATCGTGGGGGAGAAGGTCACTGTGGTCCCTGATCCGTTTGGGAAGATCCGCACTACGTACGAACTCTTGGACTCCCCTCGCGGGATGCTTTTCCTGTTGAACCGAGAGGGCCACATTGCCGGCCGAGCACCAGGCATTCGGGTGGAGAACTGGCATTACCTATCCCAGATTGTAGAGGTGCACGCTCGCGGAGAGCCGTCCCAGACCGAGAACATGGCGTTTGCCGTCCGTCACCCCAAGTTCGTGGTCGGAAAGCCTGTCCCGCTTGCGGGGCTGACGGACATCTCTGGCAACCCGGCACCGTCGGGGACGTTCCGCGGCCAGGTGACCATGGTCTACTTCTTTGCCCCCGGCTGTGAGCCATGTGCTGTCGCCACAGAGGTGACAAAACAGTTGCACAAGGAGTTCGGGCATCGGGTGCAGTTCATCGGCTTGGCGCATCTCCTCTCCCCGGATACGATTCACTGGGCCCACATCTGCGCCACCCGCTACGAGGAGAAGGAGAGTTGGGCCTGGTCCCTTCCCGAGGGAGAGGAAGGCGCGCGGCAATACGTCGAAGATACGCTGACCGAACTTAAGGACTACATCGCGGGGTTCGACTTCCCCGTCTTCGTTGATTGGGATGATCGGGCGATGGGGGCGTGGGGAATGGGTCTGTGTGGTTTTCCATCGTGGGCGATTCTGGATTCCGAGGGACGACTCGTGGAGATGATTCCTGGGGGTGCGGCGTCGTACAACCTCAATGGTCAAACGGTGAAGTCAACCTTTCCCCCTGTGGACTGGCTGCAGGAGATGTTGAATTCGGCGCTGACCGCCGAAAGGTCGCAATAG
- a CDS encoding ABC transporter permease gives MIFRVRTVAVLLSVAAGAAALWLSLGLREGVEWNLEDLVQRSGANLFRVEPLLPEGFDGTDLAAIQALDTVTGAAANTADCTSSWSTDEHVFIFTGVTPGYFAIRNLPLQDGRVFEEGETGVAVLGAEVASALYGQAAVGQTLIHRKREFRVIGVLAPVPKDRRRELHEGLDLLVFVPPSEIQKLGFSPDFDTIWVQAKEGELRAAMDEVQVLLGGRGKVTPLISLYDIFFRSQRQIMTSLSVVALLVLIVSALNVTNITSISVLSRTREIGIRRAAGATRGHVRRQFVGEALIMMSTGGLLGGLLAALLAPIVGKLAQVPVRLGYAHLGGIFVLTALGAGAGVVPAIRAGRLSPTKALAHRSLTVPHRWKWSPARMAAGLGVAVGVGTILFIVAFGDCSRSQLERIFGPVDPRVAIIHTETERSPGLARFLRSYVLTQDDCSAVAAIEGVEVAAFIVRNRRTVKTSEGEESIMEFAVPPGAEAIVPGTLREGRFFTREELEHGVPCVVLGAATAERLFPKGSALGQFIRSGDQGLEVIGVFAEGSGTMGEPRFLSGFAYVPAKTLHPAQFLQLQGRIWVKVRTGYDVEAVLAEISDVLAARHPLKAPAAIEGPATELHKLVMMQTNLVRIFLLVAAGALVASVVGVGCMVWYDAAQRTTEVGIRRAVGATRMKILWSFLQGGIGLASGGGVLGLALGAGAATVLALRSGWPLFFSVVWAGWAIGLSVGVGLAGSLWPAWRASRIPPAEAIRRRQG, from the coding sequence ATGATCTTCCGTGTACGGACTGTGGCAGTGCTCCTCAGTGTAGCCGCGGGGGCGGCTGCGTTGTGGCTGAGCTTGGGGTTGCGGGAAGGCGTTGAGTGGAACCTCGAGGACCTCGTACAGCGCAGCGGTGCCAACCTATTTCGTGTGGAACCTCTTTTGCCCGAGGGGTTTGATGGAACCGATTTGGCCGCGATTCAGGCTTTGGACACGGTGACGGGCGCGGCGGCAAATACAGCGGATTGTACGTCTAGCTGGTCCACAGATGAGCACGTGTTCATCTTCACCGGCGTGACCCCGGGGTACTTCGCGATCCGCAACCTCCCTTTGCAGGACGGCCGTGTTTTCGAGGAAGGGGAGACCGGTGTGGCGGTGTTGGGAGCGGAGGTGGCCTCCGCTCTGTACGGCCAGGCCGCGGTTGGGCAAACCCTTATCCATAGGAAGCGGGAATTCAGGGTGATCGGGGTCCTCGCCCCGGTCCCCAAGGACCGACGCCGGGAGCTTCACGAGGGACTCGATCTCCTCGTGTTCGTGCCGCCTTCTGAGATCCAGAAGCTGGGCTTCTCACCGGACTTCGATACGATCTGGGTTCAGGCCAAGGAGGGAGAGCTCCGGGCAGCTATGGACGAAGTTCAGGTGTTGTTGGGAGGGCGGGGGAAGGTGACACCGCTCATCTCCTTATACGACATCTTCTTCCGCTCCCAGCGCCAGATCATGACCTCATTATCGGTCGTAGCCCTCCTCGTCCTCATTGTCAGCGCGCTCAACGTGACAAACATTACCTCTATTTCCGTGCTTTCCCGAACCCGGGAGATCGGGATCCGCCGTGCCGCGGGCGCTACCCGTGGGCATGTGCGCCGTCAGTTCGTGGGCGAAGCGTTGATCATGATGAGCACCGGCGGACTCTTGGGAGGCCTCCTTGCGGCCCTTCTTGCCCCAATCGTGGGCAAGCTGGCACAGGTGCCCGTTCGCCTTGGCTACGCCCATCTAGGCGGGATCTTCGTGCTGACTGCACTTGGAGCGGGAGCAGGCGTTGTTCCCGCGATCAGGGCGGGCAGATTATCCCCCACCAAGGCCTTGGCTCACCGGTCTTTGACCGTGCCCCATCGTTGGAAATGGTCCCCAGCACGAATGGCCGCTGGGTTGGGAGTGGCGGTCGGAGTAGGCACAATCCTGTTCATCGTCGCCTTCGGCGATTGCTCCCGGAGCCAGCTCGAGCGGATCTTCGGCCCGGTTGATCCCCGGGTGGCCATCATCCACACCGAAACGGAGCGATCGCCTGGCCTGGCACGGTTCCTTCGTTCGTATGTCCTTACTCAGGACGACTGTTCCGCCGTGGCGGCGATCGAAGGGGTGGAGGTGGCAGCTTTTATCGTTCGTAATCGAAGAACCGTGAAGACCAGCGAAGGGGAGGAATCGATCATGGAGTTTGCTGTTCCTCCGGGTGCCGAGGCCATCGTCCCCGGGACACTCCGAGAGGGTCGCTTCTTCACCCGGGAGGAATTGGAACACGGGGTTCCTTGCGTTGTCCTTGGGGCAGCCACGGCTGAGCGCCTGTTCCCGAAGGGAAGTGCGCTTGGCCAATTCATCCGTAGCGGGGATCAGGGGTTGGAAGTGATCGGGGTATTCGCAGAAGGCTCGGGTACGATGGGCGAGCCTCGCTTCCTCTCCGGGTTCGCTTATGTACCAGCCAAGACACTTCACCCGGCGCAGTTTCTCCAACTACAAGGCAGGATATGGGTGAAAGTCCGGACAGGGTATGATGTCGAAGCAGTGCTTGCGGAGATCTCCGACGTTCTGGCGGCGCGCCATCCGCTAAAGGCCCCAGCCGCAATCGAAGGTCCAGCCACAGAGCTCCATAAGCTGGTGATGATGCAAACCAACCTGGTGCGGATCTTCCTGCTTGTGGCCGCAGGCGCCCTGGTGGCAAGCGTGGTCGGGGTTGGGTGCATGGTCTGGTACGACGCGGCTCAGAGGACAACCGAAGTGGGGATCCGTCGGGCGGTGGGAGCAACGCGCATGAAGATACTGTGGAGCTTCCTGCAGGGGGGCATCGGCCTTGCCTCAGGTGGAGGCGTCCTGGGGCTGGCTCTGGGAGCAGGGGCTGCCACTGTGCTCGCCCTCCGCTCGGGATGGCCCCTCTTCTTCAGCGTGGTTTGGGCTGGCTGGGCGATCGGTCTCTCTGTGGGGGTTGGCCTGGCGGGCTCGCTCTGGCCAGCGTGGCGGGCGAGTCGGATTCCTCCGGCTGAAGCCATTCGAAGGAGGCAGGGATGA